CGAAGAGCTGCGCACGATCACCACCCTGGCCACCACCACGGCCCACGAGATCAACAACCCGCTCCTCGTGATCAAGGGCCGCCTTGAGATGGTGGGCCCGCGCCTGCCCGAGGATTCCACCGAGCGCAAGTGGATCGAGCAATCGCTGGTGGCCGTCGCGCGCATTCAACAGATGGTGGCGCGGATGCAGCGGATCGCCCGCGTGCAGTACCTGGAAGGGGAAAGCCGATCCCTCCCCCGACTCTTCGATCTCAGAAAAGCCAGCGACGCCGAGGACTCTCCGGGAGCCTCCCCGCCCCCGCCGAAATCCAGATAAGCGCCGGGGCTCCGTGGTGCCTGGCTCGAGACCGCCCAAGAAGGGCGGAGGGGGCGTGGTCAAGCAAAGCGCGGGCTTGCTGCTCTATCGGCGCCCGGCGGGGAGGCTACTGGTCCTGCTCGTTCATCCCGGCGGGCCGTTCTGGCAGAAAAAAGATCTGGGCGCCTGGTCCATCCCCAAGGGGGAGTTTGCCGACGGTGAAGATGCGCTCGCCACCGCGAGGCGCGAATTCCGCGAAGAGACCGGCCTCGACGTCCCCGGCCCTTTCACGCCCTTGACACCGATCAAGCAGCCGGGCGGCAAGACCGTCCACGCGTGGGGCGTCGAGGGCGATTTCGACCCGCGAGCCTTGAAGAGCAACACCTTTTCGCTGGAGTGGCCGCCCCGCTCCGGGCGGGCGCAGGAGTTTCCCGAAGTCGATCGCGCCGCCTGGTTCGACCTCGAGGAGGCCAAGCGGAGAATCAACCGCGGCCAAGCCACCCTTCTCGACGAGCTGGCGGAACTGGTAGGACGCTGAGATTCGCCCCCTCATTCACTCAGCCCTCGCCTCGACGCTCGAAGCGCCTCGGCTCGAACTGCGGCCCTCCCCCCCGATGGGGGAGAGGGGTGTTGGGGTTTGTCGACCCCTAAGCCTCCGGCCGGCTCCGCGTCAGTTCTTCTTGAGGCGGACCTCTTCGAGGGGCGCCGACCAGGGATAGGGGTCGATGAGCATGAGGGCGGGGTCGGCCACCCGCGGTCCCACCGCGCTCGGCCAGATATAGTCCATGATGGGCGCGAAGCGCACGCGCTCGTTGAGGAGGCGCTGGATCTGGTGAAGCTGCGCCTCGCGCTTGCGCCGATCCGTCTCCCGGCTCTGCTGCTGGTAGAGTGCCTCGATGTCGGGATAGCCGCCATAGGTGAAGGCGCCGCTCGCCGGCACCGTCTCCGACAACCGTGAGGCGGCATTGCCGTAGATGGCATTGATGCACACGCACAGCCCGTGCAGCTTCTTGCTCGCCAGCGCCGTGTAGAAGGCTGCGCGCTCCATCGTGCGCAGCCGCACCTTGATCCCCACCGCTCCGAGATACTGCCCGACCGATTCGCCCATCGAGAAATACGGGGGCCAGGGATAGAGCTCGCCCGCATCGAAGCCGTTGGGGTAGCCCGCCTCGGCCAGCAGCTGCTTGGCCTTGGCGGGGTCATAGAGAGGCGGCTCGGTGGGAAGCGCGAATTCGAACTTTCGGGGGATCACGTTGCCCGTGGGCCGGGAGGCGCCGACCGTCTCCGCCTCGCTGAGCGATTTGCGATCCAGGGCGTAGCTGGCGGCCAGCCGCACGCGCCGGTCATGCCAGGGAGACTTCGGGTCCCACTGATCGAAGAAATCCAGATAGTACGTCCCGATACCACCCGAGAACGCCAGCTTGAGGGTGGGATCGCGCTTCACCTCCATGGCCTGCGGCGCATCCAGCAAGTACGCGAGATCGACTTCTCCCCTCTTCAGCATGGCCAGGCGCGTGGTCGACTCCAGCACGCTCTTGTAGACCAGCCGCTTGACCGACGGCATCTTGCGCCAGTAGCCCTCGTAGGCCTCCATGACCAGCTCGACACCGGGCGTATGGCTCACGAACTTGTACGGCCCGAGCCCCACTGGATTCTTCTTGAAGCCATCGAGGCCCACCTGCTCGACATATTTCTTCGGCACGATCCAGCCCGCCCCCGTGGCAAACGTCCCGTAATAGGTCATGAAGTCCGGGAAGGGCTCGTGCAGGTGGAAGCGCACTCGATAGGGGCCGGCGATCTCGACCTCCTTGACCTTGTCCTGGAGGATCTTGGCTCCCTTGGCGCGATGGAAGCTGAACTTCACGTCCTCGGCGGTGAACAGGTCGCCGTTGTGGAACTTCAGCCCTTCCCGGAGCTTGAAATCGTAGACGCGCTGGTCCGCGCTGACCGTCCAGCCCTCCGCGAGGCTCGGCGTCAAGTGGTTGCCCGGCATCGGCTTGACAAGAGCATCGTGCATGGCATACAGGACCCAGAACGGAGTGAGGACGCCCACCACCTCGGCAGGATCAAACCAGACGGGAGCCAAGGTGACGTACAAGGCCCAGCGCATCTCCCCTTCTGGCTTGGTCTGCGCGGCCGCGGGGTCGGGAAGGCCGCCGGCGAGCAGGAGGGAGAGCACGATCACCCATGCCAGAGCCGGCCTCGATTTGCCAGGCATTTCCGTCTTCCTCCCGTGGCCTTCCTTGGACAGGACGGTTCGACCGATGACCCTTGCGCGAGCCTTCTTACCGCGTCCGCTCCCGCAAATGCAAGCTCGGTGATGTTTGGCTGGCGCGCGCGAATCGGCGTGTTGCTCCCGCCCGGCAATCCCACGGTGGAGCCCGAGCTCTGCGGCATGGCGCCCACCGGGGTCAGCGTGCACTTCGCGCGAATGGAGGCGCCGCCTTCGAGCGGCCCGGCGGGCGGCGCGGCCGGAATGGAAGAGCGCACGCGCGCGTATCGCGAGGGACTGGAGGGTCCGGCCCGGGCCCTCGGCGAGGTCCGCCCTCGCGTGGTCGTGCTGGCCCACACGGCGTCGAGTTATGCCTTGGGCTTCGGCAATGACCAGCCCCTGGCCGATCGCATCTCGTCGCTGAGCGGAGCGCCCGCGCTCCTGGCCGCCCATGCGGTGCTGGCCGCCCTCCAGCATCTCGGTATCAAGCGGCTCGCTCTCGGCACGCCGTACCCGGAGGCCATCAGCGAGCAGGGCAAGGCCTACTGGGCTGCCGCCGGCTTCGAGATCGCCGGCTATCACCGGCTCGCCGACGTGCGGGACATCTATGCCGAGAACGAGGAGCGCGCATATCTTCTCGCACGTCAGGCCGACACGCGCGACGCCGACGCCGTCCTCCTGAGCGGGACGGGCATGCCCACGGTGGCCGTGCTCGAGATGCTCGAGCGCGATCTCGGCAAGCCGGTGATCAGCAGCAATCAGGCGTGTCTCTGGCAGGCGCTGCGGCGGGCGGGCGTCCGCGGAGCCATTTCCGGGTTCGGCCGCCTGCTGCGGGAACTCTGAGGCGCTGCTGACAAGGAGCCCCTGATTTACTCAGCCCTCGCCTCGCGGCTTCGCCGCTCAGCTCGAACGGTGGCCCTCTTCCCCAATGGGGGATAGGGATGAGAAGGCGGAGAACAGCCTCGTCTCAGGCGCTCTTCCTTCTGATCCCTCTCCCCCCCTGGGGGAGAGGACAGGGTGAGGGGGCACTTCAACCGGTCGGAGGGTCAGATGACCTATAAATCGATCAACTTCAGGCAGAAGCTCGAACTTTTCGACGAGCAATGGACGCCGAAGGTCATCGCTGAAATGAACGACTATCAATTCAAGATCGTGAAGCTACAGGGCGATTTCATCTGGCATGACCACAAGGATACCGATGAGACGTTCATCGTCCTCGACGGCGATCTGCGGATCGATTTCCGCGACGGCGCCGTCCGCGTTGCGACCGGCGAGATGTTCGTCGTTCCCAAAGGCGTCGAGCACAAGCCCTACGCGGAAAACGAGGTCAAGCTCCTGCTCATTGAACCGCGGGGGGTGCTCAATACGGGGCACGAGGGTGGGGAGCGGACGGCCGAGAACGATGTCTGGATCTGACCCTGTGCCTATCTCCAGCGCTCAGATCGTCGTCGACCCCGGATCCAGCCCGAGCAGGAGTCGACCCGCCAGCTCGTAGTTGTCCGGCGCGACCCACACGTGAGCGGCTGCCGTGTGGGCATCCCG
The sequence above is a segment of the Candidatus Methylomirabilota bacterium genome. Coding sequences within it:
- a CDS encoding aspartate/glutamate racemase family protein, with amino-acid sequence MFGWRARIGVLLPPGNPTVEPELCGMAPTGVSVHFARMEAPPSSGPAGGAAGMEERTRAYREGLEGPARALGEVRPRVVVLAHTASSYALGFGNDQPLADRISSLSGAPALLAAHAVLAALQHLGIKRLALGTPYPEAISEQGKAYWAAAGFEIAGYHRLADVRDIYAENEERAYLLARQADTRDADAVLLSGTGMPTVAVLEMLERDLGKPVISSNQACLWQALRRAGVRGAISGFGRLLREL
- a CDS encoding cupin domain-containing protein — translated: MTYKSINFRQKLELFDEQWTPKVIAEMNDYQFKIVKLQGDFIWHDHKDTDETFIVLDGDLRIDFRDGAVRVATGEMFVVPKGVEHKPYAENEVKLLLIEPRGVLNTGHEGGERTAENDVWI
- a CDS encoding ABC transporter substrate-binding protein, whose amino-acid sequence is MPGKSRPALAWVIVLSLLLAGGLPDPAAAQTKPEGEMRWALYVTLAPVWFDPAEVVGVLTPFWVLYAMHDALVKPMPGNHLTPSLAEGWTVSADQRVYDFKLREGLKFHNGDLFTAEDVKFSFHRAKGAKILQDKVKEVEIAGPYRVRFHLHEPFPDFMTYYGTFATGAGWIVPKKYVEQVGLDGFKKNPVGLGPYKFVSHTPGVELVMEAYEGYWRKMPSVKRLVYKSVLESTTRLAMLKRGEVDLAYLLDAPQAMEVKRDPTLKLAFSGGIGTYYLDFFDQWDPKSPWHDRRVRLAASYALDRKSLSEAETVGASRPTGNVIPRKFEFALPTEPPLYDPAKAKQLLAEAGYPNGFDAGELYPWPPYFSMGESVGQYLGAVGIKVRLRTMERAAFYTALASKKLHGLCVCINAIYGNAASRLSETVPASGAFTYGGYPDIEALYQQQSRETDRRKREAQLHQIQRLLNERVRFAPIMDYIWPSAVGPRVADPALMLIDPYPWSAPLEEVRLKKN
- a CDS encoding NUDIX domain-containing protein, with product MVKQSAGLLLYRRPAGRLLVLLVHPGGPFWQKKDLGAWSIPKGEFADGEDALATARREFREETGLDVPGPFTPLTPIKQPGGKTVHAWGVEGDFDPRALKSNTFSLEWPPRSGRAQEFPEVDRAAWFDLEEAKRRINRGQATLLDELAELVGR